From the Pedobacter cryoconitis genome, one window contains:
- a CDS encoding TetR/AcrR family transcriptional regulator: protein MTRKITSGPIRNKERTKDKLMTAVGAILKKEGFTGLNVSKVATKANLDRKLIYDYYGSMEGLVKEYLNSHDFFTVNIDQTKEIVEKSRSDHGKEMISNVLENQLDSLVTNGELRKIISWGISESSKSLEELNQKREFLGEQFFSEITDEYFKSKDKNIRPVVALLIGGIYYLTLIAHTNNGLVCGIDIRKKEAQEEIKKTLKQIIESTYS from the coding sequence ATGACTAGAAAGATAACAAGTGGTCCAATCAGGAATAAGGAAAGAACCAAGGATAAACTGATGACTGCTGTTGGAGCCATTTTGAAAAAAGAAGGCTTTACGGGCTTAAATGTAAGTAAGGTAGCAACAAAAGCCAATCTGGACAGGAAACTTATTTATGATTATTATGGCAGTATGGAAGGACTGGTAAAGGAATATTTGAACAGCCATGACTTTTTTACAGTAAACATTGATCAGACAAAGGAGATCGTGGAAAAAAGCAGAAGTGATCATGGTAAAGAAATGATCAGTAATGTATTGGAGAATCAGCTTGATTCACTTGTTACTAATGGAGAGCTGCGCAAGATTATAAGTTGGGGGATAAGTGAAAGTTCAAAATCCTTAGAAGAATTAAACCAAAAGCGTGAGTTTTTGGGTGAACAGTTTTTCTCTGAAATTACAGACGAATATTTTAAAAGTAAAGATAAAAATATCAGGCCTGTTGTCGCGCTATTGATTGGGGGTATTTATTATTTAACTTTAATTGCCCACACCAATAATGGCCTTGTATGTGGGATAGATATTCGGAAAAAGGAAGCACAGGAAGAAATAAAGAAGACTCTTA
- a CDS encoding ion channel, with the protein MTITTVGYGDKFPVTTEGRIIAAVLMTAGVGLFGTFTAYVSSWFAIVKDE; encoded by the coding sequence ATAACTATCACAACTGTAGGTTATGGTGATAAATTCCCTGTAACTACCGAAGGACGGATAATTGCAGCGGTATTGATGACTGCCGGAGTTGGACTATTCGGTACTTTTACAGCATATGTGTCAAGCTGGTTTGCAATAGTGAAGGATGAATAA